The Candidatus Anaeroferrophillus wilburensis region AAAGCCTCCATGAGACGATGGCCATGTGCAGTGCCATGCTGGCCGCGGGGGAAGTGGAGATGATTTTCCAGGGCAATGAAAATCGCAAGCAGTTCCTGTCCTATTTTTTAGAGAACGAGGGGTTGGATAGCGGTTCCACCTATGGAGCGGTTTTTTATGACCGGGAGCGGCGAAAAACATTTTTTGTTATTGATCCGCTGGTGGCGGTCAAGCCTGTGTTGGAGCAGAAGGTCAGCCAGGTCAATGCCCTGGCCGGGCTACTTACTTCTCTGCTGCCCCGGCGCAGGATTTACGGTGCCGCCCTGGCTCCCATTGAAACCATCAACCCTAAAATACCTTCTACTGTTATTGCTGCAGTGTTAGCCCAGATGAGCACCCGGCAGCAGTTTGGCCGGCGGCTGGCCATTCATGGGCCGCTGGATGTTGATTGCGCCCTCAGCAAAACGGCTGCCATCCGCAAGGGGGTCTTTTCTGAACAATCCGGTAACTATGATTTCTATGTGCTGCCGGATACCAACAGCGCTTATTTTTTTTCAACATTCCTTAAATATATCGGCCAGGTGCCGACCATTGGCGTTTTGCTCCATGGCGACAATGCCATTGTGCTCAACTCCGGCCCCCTGTGCCAGAAACAGCGGCTGGCAGAAATTGCTCTGGCGGTGGTGGCCCGGGAGGGGAGAAAAGGATGATTCTGGCGCTCAATGTAGGTTCCACATCGGTAAAGATCGCCCTTGCAGCAGCGGACAAGGTTTTGTGCCAGGAAAGTTTTCCCCTGGCCATCGCTGACCGGGAGACCCTTTTTCACCAGGATTGTTTTGCTGTCGAGGTGGACCGGCTTGAAGAAGCCGTCTGCCGGTTCCTTTCCAGTTGCGGCCGGTTTTTGGAAGAGGTTGCCATTGTTGTCAGTCGTGGTGGCTTGCAGCGGCCCGGAGATGCCGGCAGTTACCTCATTACGGAGCCGATGCTTGATGATCTGCGTCGGGGAACGTATGGCAAGCATCCCTCCTCCCTGGGGCCGGTGCTGGCTGCCCGCCTGGCCCTCCGAGCCGGTTGTTTGGCTGTTGCTGTTGATCCGCCGTCTACTGATGAATTTATTGCCCTGGCCCGCCCCTCCGGACTTCCCGACCTGGAGCGGGTCAGCGCTTTCCATGCTCTCAGTCACAAGGCTGCCGGTCGTCAGGCAGCTGCAGCGTTGGGGAAGGAGTACGACCACTGTCGGCTGATAGTTGCCCATCTGGGCGGCGGGATAACCGTTGGCGCCCATTGTTTAGGAAAGGTCATTGATTGTACCAATGGTCTCAGCGAGGGGCCTTTTTCCCCGGAACGGGCCGGCTCCCTGCCCACTATGGAACTTTTTGTCCTGGCTCTGGCCCATGCCGATTGCCGTGAACGATTTGAAAAGCGGCTGGTGGGCGAGGGCGGCCTACAGGCTTATCTGGGAACCAAAGATGCTCTGGTGGTTGAACAGCGCATTGCCGATGGCGACAATCAAGCAGCGCTGATTTACGAGACAATGGCCTACCAGATTGCCAAAGATATTGGTTCCATGGCCGCGGTTCTGGCGGGGCAGGTGGATGCTGTGGTGCTGACCGGATCGCTGGCCAGATCGGCCATGCTGCTTGGCTGGCTCAGAAGCCGGATCGAATTCCTTGGGCCGCTTTTCATCTACCCCGGCGAATGTGAGATGACAGCCCTGCTGGCTACCGCCGACCGTGTCCTTGCCGGTGAGGAAAAACTGCAATCCTATCCACCCTGATCAGGGGGCGGGAATGTCAACAGAGAGCGCCAGCATCCGGCAGCAGATAATTGAGCTGCTGACCGAAAAGCATCTCGGAGCCTGGGAACTGTCGCAGGACCTGGGGATCAGGGAAGCGGAGGTCTATCATCATCTGGACCATGTCGCCCGCTCCCTGGCATCCCGGAACCGGCGGCTGGAGATGGTGCCGGCCAGCTGCTTGGCCTGCGGCTATCAGTTTATTAAACGCCGCCGCCATACGCCCCCCGGCCGCTGCCCACGCTGCAAAAGCTCCCATCTTTCACAACCGCGCTACCGTGTTCGCTGATCTTTTTTGTTTTTGCCCTTGACTTATCCCTGTAATTCGCTAAGCTATACCGAAAATGGACCGTATGGGATATGATGAGCTCGTCTTTATCAATAGTACCAGTTTTTCGATTCTCTGATTTCCGGTATCTGCTGACTGGCTTGGCAGTGTTTTTTTTATTTATGCTGTTGCCAGATACCGGGTTGGCAGTTGAGCCCCTGCAGGAATATCCGGTGCCGCCGCCGCCTTTCAGCGAGGGTATCTTTCCCTGCTCCGACTGTCACCGTGACCTTGAGGTCAATACTAAAAAGCGGCAGCTGGTTGATGAGCATCAGGATATCCGGCTGCACCATGCGGAGCAGGTGCGCTGGTGTCTTGACTGCCATGATGCCAACGACCGGGACCGGCTGCGGTTGACCTCGGGAGCAACCATCCCCTTCACCGAATCCTATCTGCTCTGCGGTCAGTGTCATGGAACCATCTATCGAGACTGGCGGGCCGGTGTGCATGGCAAGCGGACCGGTTTTTGGCGCGGTCCCAAGCGCTATCTGCTCTGTGCCCATTGCCATAATCCCCATGCACCGGCTTTTGTTCCCCTTGTTCCTGCACCACCGCCCCTGAAGCCGCGGCCCGGCAATGACCGGGTTCCTACCCATGAAAAGAGGCCCCATTGAAGAATGATTCGGCAAAAAGCGTCGAGTTGGATAGGAACGACAGCGTAACGCGGCGGGATTTTCTCAAAAAATCGCTGGTTGGCGCCGGCCTGCTAACCCTGCCAGGGCTGCTGCCTGGCTGCACGTGGGAGGAGTTTTCCCAGAAGCACTTCAGTGAGTTGGCGCCAGCGGAGCTTGAACAGGTTCTGCGGCGGCTCAAAGATCAGTACCGCCGCTGCTATGGTCGTGAATTTCAG contains the following coding sequences:
- a CDS encoding transcriptional regulator → MSTESASIRQQIIELLTEKHLGAWELSQDLGIREAEVYHHLDHVARSLASRNRRLEMVPASCLACGYQFIKRRRHTPPGRCPRCKSSHLSQPRYRVR
- the buk gene encoding butyrate kinase, with the protein product MILALNVGSTSVKIALAAADKVLCQESFPLAIADRETLFHQDCFAVEVDRLEEAVCRFLSSCGRFLEEVAIVVSRGGLQRPGDAGSYLITEPMLDDLRRGTYGKHPSSLGPVLAARLALRAGCLAVAVDPPSTDEFIALARPSGLPDLERVSAFHALSHKAAGRQAAAALGKEYDHCRLIVAHLGGGITVGAHCLGKVIDCTNGLSEGPFSPERAGSLPTMELFVLALAHADCRERFEKRLVGEGGLQAYLGTKDALVVEQRIADGDNQAALIYETMAYQIAKDIGSMAAVLAGQVDAVVLTGSLARSAMLLGWLRSRIEFLGPLFIYPGECEMTALLATADRVLAGEEKLQSYPP